A genomic stretch from Enterobacter oligotrophicus includes:
- a CDS encoding molybdopterin-dependent oxidoreductase yields the protein MNETRTTCPYCGVGCGVVVSVEGEKVSVRGDERHPANFGRLCVKGSALGETTGLQGRLLHPVVDGQDVEWPQALSAAGERLREIIDTWGPQAVAFYASGQLLTEDYYAANKLMKGFIGAANIDTNSRLCMSSAVVGYKRAFGEDLVPCSYEDVENSDLVVLVGSNAAWTHPVLYQRLVQARQNNAGMKVVVIEPRKTATCDIADLHLALAPGSDAGLFVGLLNLIQKTDAWPVARVAEFCGLSAEEIGTFYDWFMTAPRAITLYTMGINQSTSGSDKCNAIINVHLASGKFARQGCGPFSLTGQPNAMGGREVGGLANQLAAHMNFEPDDLSRVARFWGTGRLAQTPGLMAVELFDAIARGEVKAVWIMGTNPAVSLPDSHAVCQALANCPLVIVSEVMQDTDTSRFAHIRFPALGWGEKNGTVTNSERRISRQRAFLPAPGNAKPDWWIIARIAEQLGYGEAFAWEHPQAIFCEHAALTAFENDGERALNLHELAGLTRAEWDALEPYQWNAGDFPCRRIVPVEPALHKAVADALYPLILNTGRIRDQWHTMTRTGYVPRLMQHIAEPFVEICPADASRFALLDGQLARISSPRGVMVARVRINDSPQEGELFAPMHWNSLFSRQGRVNALVEGRCDPCSGQPESKQTAVRIMPWQPGWQGELYARELPELPSSVYWWRKTSRLTVAGDKPLLEWVMAYASNQGWQLQIAKTDERSSVLAWHNGALMLGFWEGTALPDLAHTFIEASFQHAPADLAGRHALLNGQSPDERAEPGRIICSCFSIGEKVIREAIAGGCDSVEALGAKLRCGTNCGSCVPELKTLFQVIPENSR from the coding sequence ATGAATGAAACGCGGACAACGTGCCCTTACTGCGGCGTGGGCTGTGGCGTGGTCGTCAGCGTTGAGGGCGAAAAGGTAAGCGTGCGCGGCGATGAACGCCATCCTGCAAACTTTGGGCGGCTTTGTGTTAAAGGCTCGGCACTGGGCGAAACCACAGGCCTGCAGGGGCGGCTGTTACACCCCGTTGTTGACGGCCAGGACGTGGAATGGCCACAGGCGTTAAGCGCGGCGGGCGAGCGGCTACGGGAGATCATTGATACCTGGGGGCCGCAGGCGGTGGCGTTCTACGCCTCCGGCCAGTTGCTGACAGAGGACTATTACGCCGCCAATAAGCTGATGAAGGGATTCATCGGTGCGGCTAATATCGATACCAACTCCAGGTTGTGTATGTCGTCGGCGGTGGTGGGCTATAAGCGCGCATTCGGGGAAGATTTGGTGCCGTGCAGCTATGAAGATGTGGAAAACAGCGATCTGGTGGTACTCGTCGGGTCAAACGCCGCCTGGACGCATCCGGTGCTCTACCAGCGGCTGGTGCAGGCCCGGCAGAACAACGCCGGGATGAAAGTGGTGGTGATCGAGCCGCGCAAAACCGCCACCTGCGATATCGCCGATCTGCATCTGGCGCTTGCGCCGGGCAGTGACGCCGGGCTGTTTGTCGGCTTGCTAAACCTGATTCAGAAAACCGACGCGTGGCCGGTTGCTCGCGTGGCAGAATTTTGCGGTTTATCCGCCGAAGAGATCGGGACTTTTTACGACTGGTTTATGACCGCCCCCCGCGCCATTACGCTCTACACCATGGGGATCAATCAGTCCACCAGCGGGAGCGACAAATGTAACGCCATTATCAACGTCCACCTTGCCAGCGGAAAATTCGCCCGTCAGGGCTGTGGCCCGTTTTCGCTGACCGGACAGCCAAATGCGATGGGCGGGCGGGAAGTGGGCGGGCTGGCGAATCAACTGGCGGCACACATGAATTTCGAACCGGACGATCTCTCGCGCGTGGCGCGCTTCTGGGGAACCGGGCGGCTGGCGCAAACGCCGGGGCTGATGGCGGTGGAACTGTTTGACGCCATTGCCCGCGGTGAGGTGAAAGCGGTGTGGATTATGGGCACTAACCCTGCCGTATCGCTGCCGGACAGCCATGCGGTGTGTCAGGCGCTGGCGAACTGCCCGCTGGTCATCGTCTCGGAGGTAATGCAGGACACAGATACCAGCCGTTTTGCTCATATTCGTTTTCCGGCGCTGGGCTGGGGAGAGAAAAATGGCACGGTGACCAACTCCGAGCGCCGCATTTCGCGTCAGCGGGCTTTCCTGCCCGCCCCTGGCAACGCCAAACCGGACTGGTGGATTATCGCCAGGATAGCTGAACAGCTTGGCTATGGAGAGGCATTTGCATGGGAACATCCGCAGGCGATTTTTTGCGAACATGCGGCGCTTACGGCCTTTGAGAATGACGGTGAGCGGGCGTTAAACCTGCATGAACTTGCCGGCTTGACCCGCGCTGAGTGGGACGCGCTGGAGCCGTACCAGTGGAACGCCGGAGATTTCCCCTGCAGACGGATCGTTCCCGTCGAACCTGCATTACACAAGGCTGTGGCAGATGCGCTCTATCCGCTGATACTGAATACCGGTCGCATTCGCGATCAATGGCACACCATGACCCGCACAGGATACGTTCCCCGGCTGATGCAGCATATCGCTGAGCCATTTGTTGAGATCTGTCCGGCCGATGCCTCACGCTTTGCATTGCTCGACGGTCAGCTCGCGCGGATCAGCTCTCCGCGCGGTGTGATGGTCGCCAGAGTGCGCATTAACGACTCACCACAGGAGGGCGAGCTGTTTGCGCCCATGCACTGGAATTCCCTTTTTTCGCGTCAGGGCAGGGTGAACGCGCTGGTGGAAGGGCGCTGCGATCCCTGCTCAGGCCAGCCTGAGAGCAAACAAACCGCCGTAAGGATCATGCCCTGGCAGCCTGGCTGGCAGGGGGAACTGTATGCACGCGAACTGCCGGAGCTGCCGTCTTCCGTCTACTGGTGGCGCAAAACCTCTCGACTGACCGTGGCAGGCGATAAACCGCTGCTGGAGTGGGTAATGGCGTACGCCAGCAATCAGGGCTGGCAACTGCAAATCGCTAAAACCGACGAGCGCAGCAGCGTGCTGGCGTGGCATAACGGCGCGCTGATGCTTGGGTTCTGGGAAGGTACTGCATTACCGGATCTGGCACATACGTTTATTGAAGCCTCGTTCCAGCATGCTCCTGCTGATCTTGCCGGACGTCATGCGCTGTTGAACGGACAGAGCCCGGATGAGCGCGCCGAACCGGGGCGGATCATCTGTAGCTGTTTCAGCATCGGGGAGAAGGTGATTCGTGAGGCCATCGCCGGAGGGTGTGATTCTGTCGAGGCGCTGGGGGCCAAATTACGTTGCGGGACGAACTGCGGATCGTGCGTACCGGAGTTGAAAACCCTGTTTCAGGTTATTCCTGAAAATTCCCGTTAA
- the nirB gene encoding nitrite reductase large subunit NirB: MRLVIIGNGMAATRLIASLTGRAPGRFAITVIGDEHEHAYNRIQLSPVLGGEKQAATIRLQEDDWYQQRGVTVLRGEKVTAVDVVRAEVHTQSLTLPWDELVFATGSLPFVPPIPGHDAPHVFTFRTLKDTRAILETPGPAVVLGGGVLGVEAAAALARTCDNVTLVHRGPWLMEQQLDQQAGLLLEEALAERGVRCELATSITAIAADSVTLSHGRQLDARRVVLATGVQPNVTLAKASGIECARGIVVDRWMQTSAPHISAIGECCETEGQTFGLVAPCLAQADILAARLAGDTATPVALTGNGMRLKVTGVELFCAGRATAQADDVVWQSWDPLTRHYRRLVINHGTLAGVLLVGDCRSATTFTDLLATPVPAHVDWLFDRFTTQPQVAGQNAMTKPTLVVVGHGMVGHHFLEDCVNRNLHQQYQIIVFGEERYAAYDRVHLSEYFGGRSADSLSLVKGDFFTDNGIELRLAQQIVAIDRETHVVRTASGHETHWDKLVLATGSYPFVPPVPGNDLPGCFVYRTLDDLDNIAAHAEGSRRGVVIGGGLLGLEAANALKQLGLETHVVEFAPNLMAVQLDNDGAAMLRKKIEALGVGVHTCKATTEIATTDDGLVLRFADGEQLETDMVVFSAGIRPQDALARSSGLSTGERGGICIDARCQTSDQNVFAIGECALWEGKIFGLVAPGYQMARVVAATLAGEEKRFAGADMSTKLKLLGVDVASFGDAHGRTPGALCYQWTHGPQQIYKKIVVSHDSKTLLGGVLVGDASEYATLVQMMLNGISLPKEPETLILPASSGSAPKALGVAALPESAQICSCHNVSKGDICQAVSAGATDIGAVKQCTKAATGCGGCSALVKQVMEFQLAEQGVEVKKDICEHFPYSRQEIYHLVRVNHIRTFDQLIGRYGHGHGCEICKPLVGSVLASCWNEYLLKPAHLPLQDTNDRYFANIQKDGTYSIVPRMPAGEVTADGLIAIGQIAKRYNLYSKITGGQRIDLFGATLEQLPEIWQALVEAGFETGHAYGKSLRTVKSCVGSTWCRYGVQDSTGLAVKLEHRYKGLRAPHKIKMAVSGCTRECAEAQSKDVGVIATDKGWNLYLCGNGGMKPRHADLFASDLDDETLVRTVDRFLMFYIRTADRLQRTSTWMDNLEGGLDYLREVILDDSLGIAHELEQEMARVVETYQCEWQTTLNDPNRLALFRTTVNNTPAEESKRWQEICGIDDIPEQAGIGARLGHNPIALFRFGKSVYALDDIEPGSSANVLSRGILGDAGGEPVVISPLYKQRIRLRDGRQCENGEPAVRAWPVKVEHGKVWVGNQELVMRAEAS; this comes from the coding sequence ATGCGACTGGTGATTATCGGCAATGGAATGGCGGCGACACGGCTGATTGCCTCGCTAACCGGGCGTGCGCCTGGCCGCTTTGCTATCACCGTGATTGGCGATGAGCATGAGCATGCCTACAACCGCATTCAGCTTTCTCCGGTGCTGGGCGGCGAAAAACAGGCGGCGACTATTCGCCTGCAGGAGGACGACTGGTATCAGCAGCGTGGCGTCACGGTTCTGAGAGGGGAAAAGGTGACGGCGGTGGATGTGGTGCGCGCTGAAGTCCATACCCAAAGCCTGACGCTGCCGTGGGATGAACTGGTGTTTGCCACCGGGTCGCTGCCGTTTGTGCCGCCGATCCCTGGTCACGACGCACCGCACGTCTTTACGTTTCGCACCCTGAAGGATACCCGCGCGATTCTCGAAACGCCAGGCCCGGCGGTGGTGCTGGGGGGCGGCGTGCTCGGTGTCGAGGCAGCGGCGGCGCTTGCGCGGACTTGTGACAATGTCACGCTGGTGCATCGCGGCCCGTGGTTGATGGAACAACAGCTGGATCAGCAGGCGGGGCTGCTGCTGGAAGAGGCCCTGGCGGAGCGCGGTGTGCGGTGTGAACTGGCTACCAGCATTACGGCTATCGCCGCGGATTCTGTGACGTTATCCCATGGCCGTCAGCTCGACGCCAGGCGCGTGGTGCTGGCTACTGGCGTGCAGCCCAACGTTACGCTGGCAAAAGCGAGTGGCATTGAGTGCGCCAGAGGCATTGTGGTTGACCGCTGGATGCAGACATCCGCACCACACATCAGCGCCATCGGCGAATGCTGCGAAACAGAGGGTCAGACATTTGGCCTGGTCGCCCCGTGCCTGGCACAGGCAGATATCCTCGCCGCTCGCCTGGCTGGTGATACGGCAACGCCCGTCGCGCTAACCGGGAACGGGATGCGCCTCAAGGTGACGGGCGTGGAGTTGTTCTGCGCCGGACGCGCAACGGCACAGGCGGATGATGTGGTCTGGCAATCGTGGGACCCGCTGACGCGCCATTACCGCCGCTTGGTGATCAATCACGGCACCCTTGCAGGCGTGCTGCTGGTGGGGGATTGCCGCAGCGCAACGACCTTCACCGATTTACTGGCAACGCCGGTTCCCGCGCACGTGGACTGGCTGTTCGATCGTTTCACTACGCAACCGCAGGTTGCAGGACAAAACGCTATGACAAAACCTACTCTGGTGGTGGTTGGACACGGTATGGTCGGCCATCATTTTCTTGAAGACTGCGTTAACCGCAATCTGCACCAGCAATACCAGATTATCGTCTTCGGTGAAGAGCGCTATGCCGCGTATGACCGTGTCCACCTTTCAGAATATTTTGGCGGGCGCAGCGCAGATTCGCTCTCGCTGGTGAAAGGTGATTTCTTTACCGACAACGGCATTGAGCTGCGTCTGGCTCAGCAGATCGTCGCGATTGACCGCGAAACGCACGTGGTGCGCACCGCCAGCGGGCATGAAACCCACTGGGATAAACTAGTGCTGGCAACCGGCTCGTATCCGTTTGTACCGCCTGTACCCGGTAACGATCTGCCGGGCTGCTTTGTCTATCGCACGCTCGACGATCTCGACAACATTGCGGCACATGCTGAAGGCTCCCGTCGTGGTGTGGTCATAGGCGGTGGCCTGCTGGGGCTGGAAGCGGCGAACGCGCTGAAACAACTGGGGCTGGAAACTCACGTGGTGGAGTTTGCGCCGAATCTAATGGCAGTTCAGCTCGACAACGACGGCGCGGCAATGCTGCGCAAGAAAATTGAGGCACTGGGCGTGGGGGTACACACCTGTAAAGCCACCACGGAAATTGCGACAACGGACGACGGGCTGGTACTGCGCTTCGCCGATGGTGAACAGCTGGAAACCGATATGGTGGTCTTCTCGGCCGGTATTCGTCCGCAGGATGCGCTGGCACGCAGCAGCGGGCTGAGCACTGGTGAACGTGGAGGGATCTGCATTGATGCCCGCTGTCAGACCTCCGATCAAAACGTGTTTGCCATCGGTGAATGCGCACTATGGGAAGGCAAAATTTTCGGCTTAGTGGCACCAGGCTATCAAATGGCACGCGTTGTGGCGGCTACGCTTGCAGGCGAAGAGAAGAGGTTTGCCGGGGCCGATATGAGTACCAAACTGAAGCTGCTCGGCGTAGATGTGGCCTCGTTTGGGGATGCCCACGGGCGAACCCCTGGCGCGTTATGTTACCAGTGGACGCATGGCCCTCAGCAGATCTACAAAAAAATCGTGGTCAGTCACGACAGCAAAACGTTGCTGGGTGGCGTGCTGGTGGGCGATGCGAGCGAATACGCTACGCTGGTGCAGATGATGCTCAATGGTATCAGCCTGCCAAAAGAGCCTGAAACCCTGATTTTACCCGCTTCGTCAGGCAGTGCGCCGAAAGCGCTGGGCGTGGCGGCGCTGCCGGAAAGCGCGCAGATCTGTTCGTGTCATAACGTCAGCAAAGGCGATATTTGCCAGGCGGTGAGCGCAGGTGCAACGGATATCGGCGCGGTTAAACAGTGCACCAAAGCGGCGACGGGCTGTGGGGGCTGTAGCGCGCTGGTGAAGCAGGTGATGGAATTCCAGCTTGCGGAGCAGGGCGTGGAGGTGAAAAAGGATATCTGCGAACACTTCCCGTACTCGCGGCAGGAAATTTATCACCTGGTTCGCGTCAACCACATTCGCACCTTCGACCAGTTGATCGGTCGCTATGGGCACGGACACGGATGTGAGATCTGTAAGCCGCTGGTAGGATCAGTGCTCGCCTCCTGCTGGAATGAATACCTGTTAAAACCGGCGCATCTGCCGCTGCAGGATACCAACGACCGCTACTTTGCCAATATCCAGAAGGACGGGACCTACTCCATCGTGCCGCGCATGCCAGCAGGCGAAGTGACCGCCGACGGGCTGATCGCCATCGGCCAGATCGCAAAACGCTACAACCTGTACAGCAAAATCACCGGCGGACAGCGTATTGATCTGTTCGGTGCCACCCTTGAACAACTGCCGGAGATCTGGCAGGCGCTGGTGGAGGCTGGGTTTGAAACCGGACACGCTTACGGTAAGTCCCTCCGCACGGTGAAGTCCTGCGTCGGGTCGACCTGGTGCCGCTATGGCGTGCAGGATTCTACCGGGCTGGCGGTAAAACTGGAGCACCGCTACAAGGGGTTGCGTGCGCCGCATAAAATCAAAATGGCGGTGTCCGGCTGCACCCGCGAGTGCGCCGAAGCGCAGAGTAAAGATGTCGGTGTCATTGCCACGGACAAGGGCTGGAATCTCTATCTTTGCGGTAACGGTGGCATGAAACCGCGCCATGCGGATCTCTTTGCCAGCGATCTGGATGACGAAACCTTAGTTCGTACCGTCGATCGCTTCCTGATGTTTTATATCCGTACTGCGGACCGCCTGCAGCGTACCAGTACCTGGATGGATAACCTTGAAGGTGGGCTGGACTACCTGCGTGAGGTGATCCTCGACGACAGTCTGGGCATCGCCCACGAGCTTGAGCAGGAGATGGCCCGCGTGGTGGAGACGTATCAGTGCGAATGGCAAACCACGCTTAACGATCCAAACCGACTGGCGCTGTTCCGTACCACGGTGAACAACACCCCAGCGGAGGAGAGCAAACGCTGGCAGGAGATCTGCGGCATCGACGACATTCCGGAACAAGCCGGGATTGGCGCGCGGCTGGGGCACAACCCTATTGCGCTGTTCCGCTTTGGTAAATCCGTTTATGCACTTGATGATATTGAACCGGGCAGCAGCGCGAACGTGCTCTCGCGCGGCATTCTGGGCGATGCGGGCGGTGAGCCGGTGGTGATCTCTCCGCTTTATAAACAGCGCATCCGCCTGCGTGACGGGCGGCAGTGTGAGAACGGTGAACCCGCCGTGCGGGCGTGGCCGGTAAAAGTCGAACACGGCAAAGTGTGGGTCGGTAACCAGGAACTGGTCATGCGAGCGGAGGCATCATGA
- a CDS encoding ABC transporter ATP-binding protein: MKPLIQVQAVSQRFSTASGEFLALQNVSFDIHEGETVSLIGHSGCGKSTLLNLIAGITLPTEGGLICDNREIAGPGPERAVVFQNHSLLPWLTCFDNVALAVDQVFRRTMSKAERKEWIEHNLDRVQMGHALHKRPGEISGGMKQRVGIARALAMKPKVLLMDEPFGALDALTRAHLQDSVMQIQQALNTTIVLITHDVDEAVLLSDRVLMMTNGPAANVGEILSVNLPRPRNRVQLADDSRYHHLRQQILHFLYEKQPKAA; the protein is encoded by the coding sequence ATGAAACCGTTAATTCAGGTACAGGCTGTGAGCCAGCGTTTTTCCACTGCCAGCGGCGAGTTTCTGGCGCTGCAGAACGTCTCTTTTGATATTCACGAAGGCGAAACTGTGAGCCTGATTGGTCACTCGGGCTGCGGCAAATCGACGCTGCTGAACCTGATCGCCGGGATCACGTTGCCGACCGAAGGCGGGCTGATCTGTGACAACCGTGAAATTGCCGGTCCAGGGCCCGAGCGCGCGGTGGTATTTCAGAACCACTCTTTGCTGCCGTGGCTCACCTGCTTCGACAACGTCGCGCTGGCGGTGGATCAGGTGTTTCGTCGCACCATGAGTAAAGCCGAGCGCAAGGAGTGGATAGAGCACAACCTCGATCGCGTGCAGATGGGTCACGCCCTGCATAAACGTCCGGGAGAAATATCCGGCGGCATGAAGCAACGTGTAGGTATCGCCCGCGCGCTGGCGATGAAGCCGAAAGTCTTACTGATGGATGAACCCTTTGGCGCGCTGGATGCGCTGACGCGTGCGCATCTGCAGGACTCGGTGATGCAGATCCAGCAGGCGCTGAACACCACCATCGTGCTGATCACGCATGACGTGGACGAGGCGGTGCTGCTCTCCGATCGCGTGCTGATGATGACCAACGGCCCGGCGGCCAACGTCGGGGAGATCCTGTCTGTTAACCTGCCGCGGCCGCGCAATCGGGTGCAACTGGCGGACGACAGCCGTTATCACCACCTGCGCCAGCAAATCCTCCATTTCCTCTATGAAAAGCAGCCGAAAGCGGCGTAA
- the ntrB gene encoding nitrate ABC transporter permease, which translates to MQHLQNTKPQETSESGEVIVLPPLQVRRRAPAFARRMNGLLQRIIPALLGLGLLVVLWQLAAINSKGFPTPLSTLDSALTLFANPFYRDGPNDMGIGWNVLASLQRVAVGFGLAALAGIPLGFLIGRFTFFARMFNPLIALLRPVSPLAWLPIGLLLFQKAEPASSWTIFICSIWPMVINTAEGVRRIPQDYLNVARVLQLSEWTIMRRILFPAVLPAVLTGVRLSIGIAWLVIVAAEMLTGGLGIGFWIWNEWNNLNVENILIAIVIIGVVGLLLEQGLMLIARRFSWQEK; encoded by the coding sequence ATGCAGCATCTGCAAAATACGAAACCACAAGAGACGTCAGAGAGCGGGGAAGTGATTGTCCTGCCTCCGTTACAGGTTCGCCGTCGCGCGCCTGCGTTTGCCCGGCGGATGAATGGCCTGTTACAGCGCATCATCCCGGCGCTCCTCGGCCTGGGCTTGCTGGTGGTGCTCTGGCAACTGGCGGCGATTAACAGCAAAGGTTTCCCGACGCCGCTCAGTACGCTGGATTCGGCGTTAACACTCTTCGCCAACCCGTTCTACCGCGACGGCCCCAACGATATGGGCATCGGCTGGAACGTGCTTGCCTCGCTGCAGCGTGTGGCGGTGGGCTTTGGTCTGGCGGCGCTGGCCGGTATTCCGCTCGGTTTTCTGATTGGCCGCTTCACCTTTTTTGCGCGCATGTTCAACCCGCTGATTGCGCTTCTGCGCCCGGTCAGCCCGCTGGCCTGGCTACCTATCGGCTTGCTGTTGTTCCAGAAAGCGGAACCCGCATCGAGCTGGACGATTTTTATCTGCTCGATCTGGCCGATGGTGATCAATACCGCCGAAGGCGTGCGCCGTATTCCGCAGGACTATCTCAATGTTGCTCGCGTGCTGCAGCTCTCTGAGTGGACCATCATGCGCCGCATTCTCTTCCCCGCCGTGCTGCCCGCCGTGTTGACCGGGGTGCGCCTCTCCATCGGTATCGCCTGGCTGGTGATCGTCGCCGCTGAAATGCTGACCGGGGGGCTGGGGATCGGCTTCTGGATCTGGAACGAGTGGAACAACCTCAACGTCGAAAACATTCTCATCGCCATCGTCATCATTGGCGTGGTCGGGTTGCTGCTGGAGCAGGGGCTGATGCTGATCGCCCGTCGCTTTAGCTGGCAGGAAAAATAA
- a CDS encoding CmpA/NrtA family ABC transporter substrate-binding protein, which yields MADVSRRRFLQASMLASGAMLLPGVMQAAWAAGSDKPEQETVRVGFIPLTDCAPLVIAALKGFDKKYGITLVPTKEASWAAVRDKLVAGELDAAHILYGLLYGLELGIAGKPQQMANLMTLNQNGQAITLSSDLAEKGVRDLDSLTKMIGQQAPGTYTFAHTFPTGTHAMWLYYWLGSAGINPFDDVRTVVVPPPQMVMNMRIGNMVGFCVGEPWNARAINDRIGFTAATSQSIWADHPEKILGTRRDWVDKNPHTARALVSAVLEAARWIDASPQNKRETAQILARRAWLNTKEQYLTGRMLGEYENGLGQRWQDAHPIRFFNDGAVSYPYLSDGMWFLTQFRRWGLLKSAPDYAGIAQRINQTSVWQDAATAVGGITTPASSLRSSTLMDGTVWNGTDPEGYATRFAIHHRGA from the coding sequence ATGGCGGATGTGTCGAGACGACGGTTTTTGCAGGCCAGCATGCTGGCGAGCGGGGCAATGCTGTTACCTGGCGTCATGCAGGCGGCGTGGGCGGCTGGCTCGGATAAGCCCGAGCAGGAGACGGTACGCGTAGGGTTTATCCCTCTGACCGACTGTGCTCCGCTCGTTATCGCGGCGCTGAAAGGGTTTGATAAAAAATACGGCATTACCCTCGTGCCCACGAAAGAGGCGAGCTGGGCGGCAGTGCGTGACAAGCTGGTCGCCGGGGAACTGGATGCCGCACATATTCTCTACGGCCTGCTTTACGGGCTGGAGCTGGGTATCGCCGGTAAGCCTCAGCAGATGGCAAACCTGATGACTCTCAACCAGAACGGCCAGGCCATTACGCTCTCCAGCGATCTGGCAGAGAAGGGCGTTCGCGATCTGGATAGCCTGACAAAAATGATTGGGCAGCAGGCACCGGGGACATACACCTTTGCACACACCTTTCCGACGGGCACGCACGCCATGTGGCTCTATTACTGGCTGGGCAGCGCGGGTATTAATCCGTTCGACGACGTTCGCACCGTGGTGGTGCCGCCACCGCAAATGGTGATGAACATGCGCATAGGCAACATGGTCGGTTTTTGCGTCGGGGAGCCGTGGAATGCGCGCGCCATTAACGACCGGATCGGGTTTACCGCCGCAACCTCTCAGTCCATCTGGGCCGATCATCCCGAAAAAATTCTCGGTACGCGCCGCGACTGGGTAGATAAAAACCCGCATACCGCCCGCGCGCTGGTGAGCGCTGTTCTGGAGGCTGCGCGCTGGATCGACGCTTCACCGCAGAACAAACGCGAAACCGCGCAGATCCTCGCACGTCGCGCGTGGCTGAACACCAAAGAGCAATACCTCACCGGGAGGATGCTCGGTGAATACGAAAACGGCCTCGGCCAGCGCTGGCAGGATGCGCATCCAATCCGCTTCTTCAACGACGGTGCCGTGAGCTATCCGTATCTTTCCGACGGCATGTGGTTCTTAACCCAGTTCCGCCGCTGGGGATTACTCAAATCTGCACCGGACTACGCGGGCATCGCACAGCGTATTAACCAGACGTCGGTCTGGCAGGATGCCGCCACAGCCGTAGGGGGGATCACCACACCGGCATCATCACTTCGCAGCAGCACACTGATGGACGGCACCGTCTGGAACGGTACCGATCCGGAAGGTTACGCCACCCGCTTCGCCATTCATCACAGAGGGGCCTGA
- the nasR gene encoding nitrate regulatory protein NasR (NasR is a transcription antiterminator and transcriptional regulator for the nasFEDCBA operon), protein MTLKAGSSPGATAWFQRARQMRREHLSRLAQSGTLVNGISRLVHMLQCERGASNVWLCSQGKLYAPECKASRALVDENITLFHHFLNEHSPLPGSAVCERIARALQCLETLDALRDGVTEQTIAAPQAMEHYSRMLRHLLSIVPQLNDSIDDPQIAGRFVALYCLMQGKELVGQERALGAIGFTLNFFDDETRQRLVDRIDGQQACFEVFLSHSHADVQETFTLYCLPDRETEQLRRMACTRQPAADNGNTALKWFALQTARLEHLRTLEEGEIADLMVAVDERMRSDDDCTPQASEHDDPLAHFPDKPLLPLVRQQAREIEQLSRQLASLRDTLEERKTIDKAKSILMTYQNMSEEQAWTALRKMAMDKNQRMVDIARALLTVKNLWQIIPKE, encoded by the coding sequence ATGACGTTGAAGGCTGGCAGTTCGCCCGGCGCAACCGCGTGGTTTCAACGCGCCAGGCAGATGCGCAGGGAACATCTCAGCAGGCTGGCGCAATCAGGGACGCTGGTGAACGGCATCAGCCGACTGGTGCATATGTTACAGTGCGAACGCGGGGCATCAAACGTCTGGCTGTGTTCACAAGGCAAGCTCTATGCGCCCGAATGCAAAGCCAGCAGAGCACTGGTCGATGAAAATATTACGCTTTTTCATCATTTTCTCAATGAGCACTCCCCATTGCCGGGCAGTGCGGTGTGCGAACGCATTGCCCGTGCTCTGCAGTGTCTGGAGACGCTTGACGCACTGCGTGACGGCGTCACTGAGCAAACTATTGCGGCACCTCAGGCGATGGAGCACTACAGCCGTATGCTCCGCCATTTGCTCAGTATCGTTCCGCAGCTCAATGACAGCATTGACGATCCGCAAATCGCGGGCCGCTTTGTGGCGCTCTATTGTCTGATGCAGGGAAAAGAGCTGGTGGGCCAGGAGCGCGCGCTGGGGGCAATTGGCTTTACCCTAAACTTTTTTGACGATGAAACGCGTCAGAGACTGGTTGATCGCATTGACGGGCAGCAGGCCTGTTTTGAGGTCTTTTTATCGCACAGCCATGCCGACGTGCAGGAGACATTTACCCTCTATTGCCTGCCGGATCGTGAAACCGAGCAGCTCAGACGCATGGCCTGTACCCGCCAGCCTGCGGCCGATAACGGCAATACTGCGCTGAAGTGGTTTGCGTTGCAGACCGCGCGTCTTGAACATTTGCGCACGCTGGAGGAGGGAGAGATCGCCGATCTGATGGTCGCGGTCGATGAACGAATGCGCAGCGATGATGATTGCACACCCCAGGCCAGCGAGCATGACGATCCTCTCGCCCACTTCCCGGATAAGCCGCTTCTGCCACTGGTTCGTCAGCAGGCGCGGGAAATAGAACAACTCTCCCGTCAACTGGCCTCGCTGCGCGACACGCTGGAAGAACGTAAAACCATCGATAAAGCCAAAAGCATCCTGATGACGTACCAGAACATGAGTGAAGAGCAGGCGTGGACAGCGCTGCGTAAAATGGCGATGGATAAGAACCAGCGGATGGTGGATATCGCCCGCGCGCTGCTCACCGTAAAGAACCTCTGGCAGATAATACCAAAGGAGTAG